The sequence below is a genomic window from Synechococcus sp. PCC 7335.
TTTGCACTACTTGCGCCTGTGGGATGTGATGAGCGCGAATAGAGTTGATTGCTACGTTGCTAACTCGCGCTATGTTGCTAGGCGAGTAGAGAAAACCTATCGTCGTAGCGCTTGTGTTATCTATCCCCCTGTAGATACGCAGCGATTCGTAGCAGATGCAAAGCGAGAAAATTTTTATTTGACAGTGTCACGGTTTGTTCCTTATAAGCGCGTAGAATTAACCATTGAGGCGTTCAATCAGTTAGGTTTGCCCCTCGTTGTCATTGGAGATGGTGATAGTCGCTTAGCTTTAGAACAAACAGCCAAGCGTAACATCCAGTTTTTGGGTTGGCAGCCTGATGATGTTGTTGAAAATTATATGCAGCGCTGTCGAGGTTTTATTTTTCCTCCAGAAGAGGATTTTGGAATTACACCTGTAGAAGCTCAAGCTGCAGGTGCACCTGTTATTGCTTATGCAAAAGGAGGCCAAGCGGAGACAGTCGTTCATGGCAAGACTGGCTTACTTTTTGTAGATCAGACGGTAGAAAGTTTGATAGAGTCTGTCAGACAACTGGACAACAGTGAAGCACTGTTTGATCCAGAGATATTAAGAGCCCATGCTGAAAAGTTCGCAGTAGTCCGCTTTAGAGCTCGTTTTGAGGCTTTTGTGGAGCAAGCTTGGGCGCGGTTCCAAACAGCTGATATTGTTGATAGCTAGGTAGGTAGTTGTTGCTATGATGCCAAGAACGTCCAAAAGTTACCTGTGTTAGGTGCGCCTTGGTTCGAGTGTCCGTAGCTCAAGTCTGTGGTCTTTTACTACTAGATATTGGCAGGAGTCGAAAATAACACATGAGAAATGACGCATGATGAGTTATCTTTCTGTCAAGTCTAAAGAAGATTATACCGCTCACATTCGCCGTGCTATTGCGCCTGTACCTCACTTCTACAGGTTTACTCTAGCTATCATGGTTGGCATTGATGTGCTTTGTCATGGTCTAGCTGGTTTTGTCAGTGTTTGGATTCAACTGCTCAACAGTCAATTTGACCCTTTACTATACTGGCGCCTTTGGCCTGTAATTGGGCTTTTTGTTCTTGCTTATGCATTGGCGGGTCTATACCCTGGTATTGCCATTAATCCAGTTGAAGAACTACGGCGACTGTCGCTGACAACGACTTTGATGTATCTGCTGTTGGGGACATCTATCTTTTTGTCTCAAGGGGTTGAGCTTTACGGCTGGAATATCTTTCTAAGTGCGTGGCTGCTATCTTTACTGCTAGTGATCAGCGGACGCTATGGAGCGCGATCACTTTGCGCCTCTCGGTCTTGGTGGAGATTTCCGGTAGTCATCATGGGAGC
It includes:
- a CDS encoding glycosyltransferase, yielding MVGSDFAKEPVRKVAVIHEWFASCAGSEKVVQQILDIYPQAHLYSLVDFLPAHQRAFIQDKPVTTSFIQQLPFAKRAFRSYLPLMPLAVEQFDLSAYDLIISSHHAVAKGVITRPDQLHICYVHTPLRYGWEFQHQYLKHASLDKGPKSWFVRVVLHYLRLWDVMSANRVDCYVANSRYVARRVEKTYRRSACVIYPPVDTQRFVADAKRENFYLTVSRFVPYKRVELTIEAFNQLGLPLVVIGDGDSRLALEQTAKRNIQFLGWQPDDVVENYMQRCRGFIFPPEEDFGITPVEAQAAGAPVIAYAKGGQAETVVHGKTGLLFVDQTVESLIESVRQLDNSEALFDPEILRAHAEKFAVVRFRARFEAFVEQAWARFQTADIVDS